Sequence from the Penaeus chinensis breed Huanghai No. 1 chromosome 5, ASM1920278v2, whole genome shotgun sequence genome:
tatatatatataatatatatatacatatatattatatcatatatatataatattatatatatatatatatattatatcatatatatatattatatcatatatatatatatatataatatcatatatatatattatatcatatatatatcaaatatacatatatatatatatatatatatatatatatatatatcatatcatatatatataatacatatacataatatataatacatacatatataatatatatatcatatcatatatatatatatataatacatatacataatatataatacatacatatataatatatatatcatacatacatacatacatacatactttatatatatatatatatatatatatatatatataatatattatatattatatatatataatacatatataatatataatacatacatatgtaatatatatatcaaacatacatacataaatacattatttatatatgtatatatattttatttatgtattacatattacatatatgtatcatatatatatttatgtattatatattatcaatatattgtatatatattttatatattatatatagatatataaatatgtataatatgtataatatgtataatatgtataatatatatatatatatatatatatatatatatatatatatatatatatatatacacacacacacacacacacgtgtatacaccttatatatatgtatactttataatctcactcactcactcactcactcacacaaatatacatgtatgtgtgtgtatatatacatgtatgtgtgtgtgtatatgtatatatatatatatatatatatatatatatatatatatatatatatatatatacatatatacatatatacatatatacatatatacatatatgtatatatgtatatatgtatatatatatatgtatatatatatatatatatatatatatatatatatgtatgtatgaatgtgtatgagatatatatatatatatatatatatatatatatatatatattatataaatgtatatatgtatatatgtatatgtatatatgtacatatatatatgtatatatgtatatgtctatatgtatatatgtacatatatatatatatatatatatatatatatatatgtaatcaaaaTAAGGAAATTATATTAAAAGATTACTGTGCATGTCAAAACTGTGCTCAACTgcaggaaggggagtggagacaGAAGTACACAGAAGAGCATGGTGAAGATGCTGCATTGTACCCTCCTGCTGCACATACACAGGCATTGGACAGATGCTAATGAGTGAACACGTattgggaagaaaagaaaaagaaaacaaaacaagaatttttttagaaaaaaagggaaaagaaagaaagaataagaaaaaaaaggagaaaaaaaaaaaaaaacagggagaagagagatgtaaaaagaagagtaacatacttttatattttcttaaagcACTTATGTCAGAGGAATGTGGGAGCGTCTTACGAACATTCCACCGAGAGAAAATCTATGGAATCTCGAAGCTCGTCATCAATTTATATGAAGTGGCCATATAAACCTTAACAATCACCAAACCCAAGTTGGTACTGAAGGTATTCAAGGGCACCTTCTCACCGAAAAGTCCCTGCaacgcctctctgtctctctggggtGAGCGGGGGGAGAACCAGCGTGGGCTGGGGATGTTCTGCTTGACAGCAGATATCacaatgacaaagaaagaaagcaaatgaaACACTTCCTTGGGTGGACTAAAAATTTAGTTGAAACAATGTATAATCTTAAAAACCTAACATCAAATTCATCAGAGGTGGGAGGCTGTGATGATGCATGCATCTggctgaaaatagaaaatagaggaAATATAAATATCTGGCAAAGTGCTAACCATTGTACCCTTAGTGAATTCGTGCAAAAAGACGTTTGTGGTCGTGAAAAGTTCTCCCATTAATGCctcaaatcaacaacaaaaagaagtCCAGTAGCCTCCACAGCTTCCCCCTCTGATGCATATACAAAACAGGCATCAACCTATCACAGTTCAGCTAGCATCAATATCTCTCAAAATTACTTCACTTGGATCATGTCTCAATTCAAGACAAAAAGACAATTCTTATTTATTGATAAAACAGATATTGATAAAAGCTTCTCTGGAATGTCTACATGTGATGGATTAACTTAAAGTGATTTAAGTTCTGAATCCATACAAAATAAGTGAATGAGACCCATTTGGATCTAAAAATACTAAGGAAGGTCCGACGTACCCCTCGTACCTTGTAACACTGCAGCGAAGTTCGATCCCAAATTTTGATGGTGTTATCTCGGAGACCAGAGACAATTTTCTGTGGGAGGGAAAAACAGTAgtgctttatttcttcttccgtAAGTGAAACCATACACTGCTGCCAATTTGATGTTACTTCAATttttaacaataacacaaatctaCAATAAATATAGCATTAGGAACAGTTCACAATAATCATATTATCTTCTATCAGTTGACTTACCTGGTCATCATATTGTAAACAGTAGACACCTTTGGAGTTCTCTGAGCGACAATTTATCCTTTGCAAATTATGTCTACCCATTCTCCAATTATTTTCTATGGTTTGAATATCCTGCAGCAAATTCAGACACATTATTAAATGAATGTTATTTTCAAATATCTAAAAAGAATTTCAATAAATGTATCAATATTTTACATCACTCACTACACTTTTCTTTTCATCAACGGTATttactataatcatatatagttatctatttaCGTCACTTGTATAAATCTAAACTAAGGGGGGAAATCTAACTTACCTGTATAATTTTAGGATATAACTTTCGATAATAAGAGTGCCCAGGATGTTGCTCTCCTGGCCGTGGTTTGAAGAGATACATACCCCTGGGGAGAACACAAATAATAAAGGATAAAATCTACGTATTTAGTCCTTCCCTCAATAATAAAATATCTTTAACTTTAAGGAAAGTTCAGAGATTAATTCACAGCCTTTACATTTCAAGCCTTAAGGGCCAATATTTTCAAacacaatgaaagaaagacagacgaagATCTCTTACCACCCCTTTCGTTCTGAGAGCCCTCTCCATAGAGGATCTGTGCGTActtttctctctatcaatttttTCCATAGAAGTCCATCTGCAATTACCCTGTGCCATTCTTTACATACCAACTCTGCTTCTCGCAAGGATTTGGCATCTAAATATCCTAGGATTTTTTCTGCTACATGATCTAGACCCTTTTCTGAAATGATATAAAGACATGAGGGGTGAGAacagaaggaatgagaaaataaaaaaagcagagaaaggggaggaggggtagcagaagtaggaaaggagggaagagggaaggagacagagaaggatggagggagagagggagagagggagaaagggagagggagggagggagggagagggagggagagggagggagagggagagagagggagagggagagggagagagagggagagggagagagagggagagggagggagagagagggagagagggagagggagggagagagggagagagggagagggagagagagggagagagagagggagagggagagagggagagggagtattaATTATCCATTCTTCAGGAATTTCAgctcattataactactactatcaaATGAACTGGTGACTTTCAAAATTTACTACTTGGAATGTTTTATTCTGTACTAAAGGGTATTATAAAGATTCCCAGTGCACAAAAAAATGAGCAACAATACCCATCTCAAATAATCATCAGATGTTCCACCGACAACTTACTTGGCAAGAGCGTAATAAAATCTCTCTGGAGCATAGGCTTTAGGAAGGCGTTGATGTGTCCATGCTGGTAGTGGCACATTCTGGACAGGAGGTGCTCCATGAACTCTAGCTGGTCCTGCTCACTCCACTTCTCGAAATACTGCAGACACATTTCTCGCTCATTATTATACTGAGCTGTGGACTCTTTCTTCCgccggccccctccccctccccccacaccccctgaaCCTTGTGTCAGGGGTATGGTCGTCATGGGTTCCGACTCCTCATTGTCactgccaccatcaccactccGAATGCCAACACTTGTCGTGACACTCATGGGGGATATGTTGTTGTCGTAAATCACCGTCATGGGTGCCTGCAAAGAGGAAAGATGCTCTTTAAGTTAAGCCCTAATGATAAAGCCAggattagtaatattaatgaatagTGGATTAACAATTCACCTTTGTGCAATTCACACACTAAATTATTCTAAATAAAGAATTAATTTCACCTTAGCCTAGCTTCTTAAAATTAGGCAAGAAACAAATTTCTTTTAAACAATCCCACACTAGGCAGCTTATTCTTTAGCAAGGGAATTTTTACCTTTTCCAGTGGCCGACTCACGGTTCTAAATTCCTTATGGGTCACCAAGCATGCTACAATTTCAAATGTTAGCTATTGTTTATTTGTACTGTACCAACTTAGTGTATTTTTACAAGATATTAATGAACAGAGACAGAGTAGGCAAATGAGTTTGAAATGTTTCATCTTGCAGCCAGGGTTGAAGTCTAAGGTCATTTTTCACTCACACTGCTGAACAGCAGACTTTTACATCTTTAGTGTTTTGGTCATTTTGGTCATTTTTCACTCACACTGCTGAACAGCAGACTTTTACATCTTTAGTGTTTTGGTCATTTTGGTCATTTTTCACTCACACTGCTGAACAGCAGACTTTTACATCTTTAGTGTTTTGGACCAAAACTTTATTGGACACAGTTTTAAGAAGTCAAAACCTTAggaaaatcattattttcttactaCAACAGTTGGGACTGGCACAGAATCAATTCCAATGCTTGCAGGAAACCAGGAAATTTTTTATATGGAAATGTCCATATGACTGtgtatttctattattgctaATGATCAATTTGCAACCTACAACCTCTAGCAGAAAACTGCCCTCCCCTTAAATCAATATTACATACTACATAGAGATTCCTGTAAATAAGACTAGTCTGTctaatctagatatatatttggTTATACAGTTCCACCTTAGAATATGAACATTTCAACACTAAGTCATTTTCTAattacattagtaacagcaagacTTGAAAGTATTATCAGCTGATAAATTTGTTTTGTGGCAAGAAGTGAAAAACAATTACTAAACAAAATGTGATAAATTGAATGAGGCGACTAAAATCTTAGCTCAAGAACTAGcacaagaaaggagaaaatctTCTAGCAATTAGGCACAGTGAAAAATCTGCAGGACTTTGAGAAATTTATCCATCAGTTTCAGGGAGAGAATAGGTGAAGGACTGCCTTCAGACCTGATTCCTTCTCTATAGGCTGACCCCCCTCAAAATTTCACTGCACAACCTCATTAGCATTTTGGAAGTTCAAGAGAACATGATAGATTTTTACAAGAAATGAGAGCCAATTTagcattaacccattgccaatgGGCAAggcacgtacgtccatgccatgcccactgagtttacttgtttaattgttttaacagaTAAGTGGGTACACTTGTACTATAAGTGGGTACACTTGTACTATAAGTGGGTACACTTGTACTATAAGTGGGTACACTTGTACTATAAGTgggtacacttgtactaagtcaccaatgaaccagttatgaaattgcctgtctcgccagttcacctttttcatggatttacgaaaatattttacgttatcttattttgctgttacgaatgtttataacattacagtaattataatgtttataatcaaaataacaccatcaatattcatggcACTTGTACAAAATacgtttttccagccaattcaaggaaaggtgaaatcacgtaagttcacaagatctactaattgactcctttatgactaagcactagcagagccatctatgtacatagacatttcacgaaaataaaaaaaatgagcacagcattttcaccattttttattcattttccccgaagGCAATGAGTTAAGTGCCTTTAGAATCCTTGTTGCCGAGATGTCATTTGGTAAATATCCTTTTTTGTTATTCTAGATGAGCAGTATGCAATTGAAGCAAAGCAGGATATATCAACAATAGATGCAGATAAAATGCACTTTTAAACAACTGATATTCTTTCATCAGATGAACTGAAAAATTTTACCAAGTCtaaactggggggagggggggggggcagaagaaatTACACAAAAACTTTCTACAAAAAGGAGAGTAGCACTGTATATCCTTCCAATGTCTGCCTGAATATAGACCTGTATCATCATTCTTACATGTGAAGCCCATAAAAACAGTTGTTCTTTCCTCTCTATTGTGTTTGCACATTGTTCTTCTActtttgaggtgggggggggggggggtagtagttaTGTGGCTTCTGTTCTGCCTAATTATAATTAAATTCTCCTTAAAATGTACCAACTGGACCAACTCTGCAGATAAGCATGTTTAAAGTTCTTGATAATGGTTTAAAGCTCTATCATTCTTtctaaaaattaaattaaattaatttactTCTAGTAATGTGGTTGCAAGTTTCAATATATGGTCTTCCTTTGTTGTAAAACCTGGAAATCATCACAATATTGGCCAATAAAATTTCTACATGCACTGATACCATATGTAACTGGTACCATTTACATTAGATTACTGTAACCAAATAACAACTAGTAGCacataatatagtaataaattCAATATGTAAAACAACCAAAATAAGATGGGAAAATGCAGATCTATTTTAATTTACAATGCATCACATCTGCTACTGTAGAATTGTTGTAGCAAATCACTGAAAACTATAGGTAAAACACAgtttgccataaaaaaaaaaaaaaaaaaatgtacacaataGTGTACACCAAGGTAATTGAACAGAACCAGAGCATCAACATATATTCTTTCAGCAAGACAGATGCAACAATGGAACTTCGTAACTTACATGAAACACTCCTAAAGCTAAGTTGACTAGAATAAATGAACACATGGCATGCAAAACAGTTTTGAAAATATATCATATGAACAGAATATTACAATTGCTGAAAGCACAAAGAAAGAAGTACCAAACAAAATTTCAAGCTTGCGAGATAACGCTTAGTCTATGGAGATCAGAACACTAATAAAATTAAGGTTTGTATAATCTTAACGTGTTAAGCTTAATGTGATAATGAAACACTACTCTGTCCCTTTTGGCTGAACTTCTGACAAAACAAATATTCTATTACATTTTCCATTAAGCTTGCAAGAGAATGAAATACTAAAGAGATAATTAAAACTGTATAAAGAAATAACATCAAGAGCAAATACACTAAAGCATTTACACGTAACGGTTAGCTGCtttccacacaaacaaaaaaaatatgtagaaaataCTCCAAGGATAAATAACTGGCATGGAAATACAGAAATTACTGATGAATTGATCAGCACTATGCAGATATTATAGGCACTTCTGCTAGGAGCAAGCCATGTGGAAAACAGATGTTCAAAGTTTGGCATTGCATGACACAGGTTTTGTGCAAAaccctacctctttctttctttctttccttctttcttgagagtaaaagtaagagtgagagtgagaaagggaggaagggtggcagggaggaaaggagagagagagaaaaaaaatctttctttttactaaaaaagaCCTGTATGATactaaaagaaaactaaaaaagaaatgaGTTTGAAAGGTTGGGAGTCTTGACTTACTTTGCCTAGTATCTGTGGTATCTGTTCTCATTTCAGGTGCTTGTACATACTAttattgcttcttttttcttacaCTTTGAATGCTCTTCAGACTTAGTGCTACgattacacatctatctatttatatatatataaaactatgaatAAAGTGTTACTTCAGGTACTTTGtatgagtattcataaaacaaatcaatattgAAATTGGTTATTAACAGCAAATACCTATATTCCAATTATATTAAATGTTAGGAATAGGTACAGTATATAGATTGCTGCCTCTCTAAAACTGATGAAACATGAGCATGTCATAAATTAAATACAACTGCTCAGGTGTTCACTTACTTGTACATACAGCTACTAAAATAGATCTGGGTCGCACCCATTTAGTCCTTGAGCTAAAATATCAAGCCAGAGGGAGCAAACCAGGACAGTTTGGTCAAACTTTCTTTGTTTCACTGCTAAGATTTATCATAGCTTTTTATTAACAGAATCTTTTACAGATGTTATCCATAGAACTGGTTAAGTGTCTGATCCATCTTTACACACTGATGTGACCTTCTCCaatgcaggagggagggaggagggatggaagagggatggaagagggatagaagagggatggaagagggatggaagagggatggaagagggagggaagagggagggaagagggagggaagagggagggaagagggagggaagagggagggaaaagggagggaagagggagggaagagggagggaaaagggagggaagagggagggaaaagggagggaagagggagggaagagggagggaagagggagggaagagggagggaagagggagggaagagggatggaagagggagggaagagggagggaagagggatggaagagggagggaagaggtatggAAGAggtatgaaagaggaagaaaggagagagggatggaagaggtatgaaagaggaagaaaggagagagggatggaagagggatggaagaggaagaaaggagagagggatggaagagggatggaaaaggaagaaaggagagagggatggaagaggaagaaaggagggagggatggaagaggaagaaaggagagagggatggaagaggaagaaaggagagagggatggaagaggaagaaaggaggaaggggggggggggggagagagagagagagagagagagagagagagagagagaggagagagggatggaagaggaagaaaggagggagggatggaagaggaagaaaggagagagggatggaagaagaagaaaggagagagggatggaagaggaagaaaggagagagggatggaagagggatggaaaaggaagaaaggagagagggatggaagaagaagaaaggagagagggatggaagaggaagaaaggagagagggatggaagaggaagaaaggagagagggatggaagaggaagaaaggagagagggatggaagaggaagaaaggagggagggatggaagaggaagaaaggagagagggatggaagaggaagaaaggagggagggatggaagaggaagaaaggagggagggatggaagagggatggaaaaggaagaaaggagagagggatggaagaagaagaaaggagagagggatggaagaggaagaaaggagagagggatggaagaggaagaaaggagagagggatggaagaggaagaaaggagagagggatggaagaggaagaaaggagggagggggggggggagagagagagagagagagagagagagagagagagagagagagagagagagagagaggagagagagagaagagaggagggagagagaagagagagaagagaaagagagagaagagaagagggagaaagagagagaggaagagagagagagagagaggaggagaggaagagagagagagagagagagagagagaagagagagagagaagagaaagagagagagaggagagaagagaggaggaggagagagagagggagagagaaagagagagagagagagaaagagagagagaggagatgagagagaaggaggagagagaggagggaggagagagagaagaggagggagggagcgagagagagagaaaggaggaggaggagagagagaaagatgagagcgaggagaagaggagagagcgagtgagagagaaaggagagagcgatgagagagaaaggagagagcgagtgagagagaaaggagagagcgagtgagagagagaaaggagagagcgagtgagagagaaaggagagagcgagtgagagagaaaggagagagcgagagagagagaaaggagagagcgagtgaggagagaaaggagagagcgagtgagagagaaaggagagagcgagtgagagagaaaggagagaggcgagagagagagaaaggagagagcgagtgagaggagaaaggagagagcgagtgagagagaaaggagagagcgagtgagagagaaaggagagagcgagtgagagagaaaggagagagcgagtgagaggagaaaaggagagagcgagtgagagaggaaaggagagacgagtgagagagaaaggagagagcgagtgagagagaaaggtatagagcgagtgagagagaaaggagagagcgagtgagagagaaaggagagagcgagtgagagagaaaggagagagcgagtgagagagaaaggagagagcgagtgagagagaaaggagagagcgagtgagagagaaaggagagagcgagtgagagagaaaggagagagcgagtgagagagaaaggagagagcgagtgagagagaaaggagagagcgagtgagagagaaaggagagagcgagtgagagagaaaggagagagcgagtgagagagaaaggagagagcgagtgagagagaaaggagagagcgagtgagagagaaaggagagagcgagaaaggagagagagagagagagagagagagagagagagagagagagagagaagagaaaaatgggagggagagaaggaaggagagagggaaggagagaaagatgggagggagagagggaaggagagaaagatgggagggagagagggaaggagagaaagatgggagggagagagggaaggagagaaagatgggagggagagagggaaggagagaaagatgggagggagagagggaaggagagaaagatggaagggagagagagaaggagagaaagatgggagggagagagagaaggtgagaaagatgggagggagagagaaaaggtgagaaagatgggagtgagagagagagtgagtgagtgagagggagagggagagggagagggagagagagagggagagagagatgagtgagggaaggaaagagagagagagagatgagtgagggaaggaaagagagagagagagagagagagagagagaggagagagagagagagagagagagagagagagagagagagagagagagagagagtagagaggagagagagaagagagagaagagagaaagagagagaggagtgagggaagggggagagagagagagagagagagagagagagagagagagatgagagagagagagagagagggggggagaggagagagagggagagagagggggaggggagaggagagggagaggagggggagag
This genomic interval carries:
- the LOC125025616 gene encoding beta-TrCP-like isoform X6, producing MSAPMTVIYDNNISPMSVTTSVGIRSGDGGSDNEESEPMTTIPLTQGSGGVGGGGGGRRKKESTAQYNNEREMCLQYFEKWSEQDQLEFMEHLLSRMCHYQHGHINAFLKPMLQRDFITLLPKKGLDHVAEKILGYLDAKSLREAELVCKEWHRVIADGLLWKKLIERKVRTDPLWRGLSERKGWGMYLFKPRPGEQHPGHSYYRKLYPKIIQDIQTIENNWRMGRHNLQRINCRSENSKGVYCLQYDDQKIVSGLRDNTIKIWDRTSLQCYKVRGVLTGHTGSVLCLQYDERVIISGSSDSTVRVWDVNTGEMTNTLIHHCEAVLHLRFNNGMMVTCSKDRSIAVWDMVSPAEINLRRVLVGHRAAVNVVDFDEKYIVSASGDRTIKVWSTGTCEFVRTLNGHKRGIACLQYRDRLVVSGSSDNTIRLWDIECGACLRILEGHEELVRCIRFDNKRIVSGAYDGKIKVWDLQAALDLRVPAGTLCLRTLVGEHSGRVFRLQFDEFQIVSSSHDDTILIWDFLNCSPPEASGTAGARGGSPTCDRS
- the LOC125025616 gene encoding beta-TrCP-like isoform X5 is translated as MTVIYDNNISPMSVTTSVGIRSGDGGSDNEESEPMTTIPLTQGSGGVGGGGGGRRKKESTAQYNNEREMCLQYFEKWSEQDQLEFMEHLLSRMCHYQHGHINAFLKPMLQRDFITLLPKKGLDHVAEKILGYLDAKSLREAELVCKEWHRVIADGLLWKKLIERKVRTDPLWRGLSERKGWGMYLFKPRPGEQHPGHSYYRKLYPKIIQDIQTIENNWRMGRHNLQRINCRSENSKGVYCLQYDDQKIVSGLRDNTIKIWDRTSLQCYKVRGVLTGHTGSVLCLQYDERVIISGSSDSTVRVWDVNTGEMTNTLIHHCEAVLHLRFNNGMMVTCSKDRSIAVWDMVSPAEINLRRVLVGHRAAVNVVDFDEKYIVSASGDRTIKVWSTGTCEFVRTLNGHKRGIACLQYRDRLVVSGSSDNTIRLWDIECGACLRILEGHEELVRCIRFDNKRIVSGAYDGKIKVWDLQAALDLRVPAGTLCLRTLVGEHSGRVFRLQFDEFQIVSSSHDDTILIWDFLNCSPPEASGTAGARGGSPTCDRS